The DNA region TCTTTGAAGCATTGATCCCGATTTTATCTTCAGATGGGATTTGCTTTGTCACCACTGTTGGGTCTACAAATGCTTCTGTGCCACTCATATAGttacattttgctacacccggcataacatctgctaaatatgtggatGTGACCAATTAAAATWTGATTTTGATTTACAGCAATGAGCCCTCATCCATCCAGGAGTGTTGTAACTGGTTGAGGAACAGACTGGAGGAGCTGAATGTGGAGAGCTATAAGGAGATGCACTACCATGAGGAACAGGCCACCaactgcattgtgggaaatgtagtgtACGAACGCCTTGCAGACCACGGACCTAAGTTGGGACCTATCACCAGGAACCATCCAGTGGTGTGTGGATATTTCACCTTRCCGTTTGAGGACAACTTGACTTTTGACCAAGAAATGCAGCTGATGAGCCAGACAGACAAAGCGTGTCACTTCCTGGCCCACAACGGCTGGGTGATGTCAGACGACCCACTGAGGAACTTTGCAGAGCCAGGTCAGCTGATAGTTCTGTTCTAACTATTTCTACAGACCGGTRGAGTTAAACAGATAGAACATGCTCAGTATTCACATACTTCTCTTTGAAAAGTTTAAGGCCCTTGGGTATTTACTGACCACTTGTTGTGAAAAAATGTAgtgcccgagtggcgcagcggtcactgcatctcagtcatagagacgtcactacaaacaccctggttcgaatccagYCTGAATCACGATGGgtcgtgactgggagtcccatagggcggcgcacaattggcccagcttcgtccgggtttggccggtgtaggccgtcactgtaaataagaatttgttcttaactgacttgcctacttaaataaaggtgaaataaaaacatttaatttatggTACATTATGGTACATGGTACATTGTTATATCCATTCTATGCCAGACGATAAAACGTACTTTTCCTTGAGAAATGTGACTATTTTCTAACATAAYGTTTAGATATCATTGATTTCAACCCGACTAGTGTGATGGTGTGCAAgtcccctgtgtcctctctgtctctaggcTCTAACGTGTACCTGAGGAGAGAGCTGATCTGCTGGGGAGACAGTGTGAAGCTGCGTTACGGTGAGAAACCAGCGGACTGTCCCTACCTGTGGGCCCACATGAAGAAGTATACAGAGATCACAGCCCAACACTTTGCGGGCGTGCGCTTGGACAACTGTCACTCCACTCCTCTACATGTGGCCGAGGTACAGTATGCTGATCTGACTGTAGATGCACCATTCATAGCTACATATCCTGGTGAATATTTTCAGTGATACTCttagggtgtgttcgtaaattcactttggctatctactccgatttcagagcactctcgtccaAGAGTgcgagagcgcagaataactgatgaatttacgaacatgcaacacccgctgaatatgaccggtgtcagtaaacgttggcatttttttttttgttgcattgtttacatctgtgagcttgtgtggcctaccacttcacggctgagccgttgttgctcctagactttccaCTTAACAGTaacggcacttacagttgaccggggcagctctagcagggctgaaatttgacaaactgactcgttggaaaggtggcatcctatgacggtgccatattGGAAGTCATAGTACGCTGAGCACGTGATAACTATaaagctccactccacatttaattctaaatgtCTACTGCTTGCTTAATCAAATTTTTCAACTAGGCTATAAAAAATAAtgttgcattctatccatgctggcttttgcTGGCTACCTGAGACATAAAACAAATAGGTAGGAGGACATTCAGACTACATGAATAAATTGCTGACAATCAGCCTAAATGGGTAATGCAAGCACTTTAACTTTTGTGGTTTTTATTCGacacttggattttgccaaaaacTAAAAAATTGTTACGTCATTATGTTCAGCTGTTTTTACTGATGCAAGATAGTTAAATGGAAATGCACCCTAGCAGGAAATTGttgcatctatactgaacaaaaatataaatgcaacatgtaaagtgttggtcccatgtttcatgagctgttgccagagaatagaatgttcctttctctaacataagctgcctccaacgccgttttagagaatttggcagtacgtccaaccggcctcacaaccgcagacKacgtgtaaccacgccagcccaggacctccacatccgtcttcttcacctgcgtgattgtctgagaccagcccttttgcggggaaaaactcattctgattggctcccaggcccatggctgcgcccctacccagtcatgtgaaatccataaattagggcctaataaatgtatttaaattgactgatttccttagatgaactgtaaatcagtgaaattgttgcatattgcctttatatttttgttcagaatattttctatattttctaaCTTTCTAATGTAGTGGGGGGAAAAACACTGGACAAGTTCATGGAAACATACAGTAGCTACTattcttgggctcccgagtggcgcagtggtctaaggcactgcatctcagtgcaagaggcatcactacagtccctggttcgattctagtcccacaattggcccgggtttggccggagtagtccgtcattgtaaatttgaATTTGTTKRtaactgacatgcctagttaaataaaggtaaaaaaagaacATCTTATTTGTATTGCTCGGGGCAAAGCTTTCTGAAGYTATATTTTAAAGTTTTCTAGATTTCAAAATGGGGTTCCTATAGTCTCAGAAAATGTGATTCTATTGGCTGTTCCTGCCcttgtgcattcagaaagtattcagaccccttgactttttccacatcttgttacgttacagccttattctaaaatgaattaaattgaatttctttcctcatcagtctacacacaatatcccataaggacaaagtgaaaaccaggtttttttttagagatttttgcaaatgtgtatatatctttaaaaaaaacaacggaagtactttatttacataggtattcagtaTGTTAAAATAGCTAGTGTCAAATAAATATGTATGTAGTATTCAACAAAACAATTGAGCCCCATGTAGCCCTTAATGTTATTATGTAGGGTATTATGACACTTCATCATGCATATTAAGACTTTATGAATGCTACATGTCACCACTCTAAGTGAAGTTTTACCTTGTGCTCTGTAGGCGATGCTGGCAACAGCCAGGGCGGTCAGACCTAACCTCTATGTGATAGCTGAACTCTTTACGGCCAGCGAGCTGATTGACAATGTGTTTGTAAACCGCCTGGGGATTACCAGTCTGGTCAGAGGTACTGCTACTGCCTTATTGTACTGTKAGACTGTGGGAACTGGACTGATGCATTCTGACTGAGCATGATGCTAAATGTgtgttctttctttccttctctRTCTTTCTTTCTTTCGATAATCTTATTCCACTCTTCTGCCACGGGCTTACTTTGAATCTGACATTTTCATCATACTTATCCTGATCAAATTCTCCTTCATTAATGTATATCTTTACTACCTTTCCCAacactactctctcctccttttcccacCATTAACATTTTGTTGCATGGTAATTGACACTTTGCatgtccccctccccccctctgtgTGGGTTGTTTTTCATATTTTCCCTCTTTTCTTGCCTAGCCTATACCCCTTCACATCTCTTGTCTCATATCTAATCTCTCTTTCTAAATCCCCTTCTTTCCTCTGTTCCTCCTATCTTTTCTCATCTCTgtctgatttcccccccccccccccccaacatgccTTTCCTGCATTGTGTGCCCTGGCTTTGGCCTGTTGTGGTGTGGGTGGCTGTGCTGTGTGTAGTACATGCTGGAGAGAGCTCGCGAGCTGAAGCCTGACCTGTATGTGGTGGCTGAGCTGTTCACGGGCAGCGAGGAGCTGGACAATGTCTTTGTCACTAGACTGGCCATTACCTCCCTCATCAGAGGTAAGAGCCTGGGAAATGTACAAATGGCACATAATCTATAGCCTGTCTGCCAGTCTATTTGTGCAGTCTCGCCAACTCCTTGACAATGAGCAATGGAGTTGACgatcacaaacagatctgagaccagcctATACATCTgatagaaaaatacatgttttctgtTTTGCTTCAACATTTTTCATGGATATGTGTTAGTGAAGTTGGTTATTGGCTTTGTTCATGGTATGAAATACCTTTTTATAAAATattgatacacaggaaactgacTGAATCTGCAATTGATTGTCTCTTGGCTAAAAAAGTACCGTTGGTGGTAATATTTGAAGTAAACTGAATTCATTCACTGTTTAAATCAGCCTGGGTTATTTGTTTTCTTATAAATGACTGCAATCACCATATTGGCTATAACCATTTGCCTGTTCTACAATAACAAtataatctgtctctctctctctgtcttcctcagaGGCTATGAGTGCAGGAGACAGTCATGAGGAGGGCAGGCTGGTCTACAGGTTTGGTGGAGAGCCTGTGGGCTCGTTCGTCCAGCCCAGCCTCAGACCTCTGGTGCCCTCTATCGCCCACGCCATGTTCCTAGATGTTACCCATGACAACGAGTGCCCTGTCCAGGTAGTTTGCAGTATGTAGTTGGGGTTACCCATGACAAGTCCCCTATTCaggtagtgtacagtatgttgttaccCATGACAACGAGTGTCCTAATTAGGTAGTATAAAATATGTCACTTGGATTTGTCAACATGCCTATTTATACCGAAttaaaatattaacacaacatgtaaagggttTGTTTCAGGAACTGACGTAAAAGATCCACATTTtttcccatatgcacaaaaagcttatttctctcaaattttgggcacaaatttgtttacatctctgttagtgagaatttctcctttggcaagataatcaatccacctgagaggtgtggcatatcaagaagctgaataaacatgatcattacacaggtgcaccttgtgctggggacaaaaggccactcaaaaatgtgcagtttcattacacaacacaatgccacagatgtctcaagttttgaggaaggatgcaattggcatgctgactgcaggaatgtccaccagagatgttgccagataattgaatgttgaGTAAAGTCtttgcagatgagcagggaccctgggaatttttcttttggtgtttttcagagtcagtagaaaggcctctttagtgtcctaagttttcataactgtgaccttaattgcctaccgtctgtaagctgttagtgtcttaacgaccgttccacaggtgcatgttcattaattgtttatggctcattgaacaagcatgggaaacagtgtttaaaccctttacaatgaagatctgtgaagttatttggatttttacaaattatctttgaaagacagggtcctgaaaatgcgatgtttctttttttgctgagtttatgtagtaGTGTTATTGTTGATCGATGTTGTGACTGTTTGTTGATGGTGTTATTTATTTACTATTCCTCTTCTGTGTTGTAGATTCGCTCTGCGTACGACTCCCTCCCGAGCTCTGCTATCGTCTCCATGGCCAGTTGTGCCACAGGCAGTACTAGAGGATATGACGAGCTGGTCCCTCACCAGGTACGAAAAAGGGCCATGATtatcaaaagtgtgtgtgagcatgttgTAAAGTGAGTTCACTTCAAAGACAAAACTGTAAGCTAAAATCTCTTCTATATTTATCTCGTCTATATTGAAACTGCTGACAATGTATGACACGGGCAGTGTTTAGTGCTACGTTTGATTCCAACTTCCTGTGTGTTCTTGTGCAGATCTCTGTTGTGAAGGAGGAGCGCTTCTATCCGAAGTGGAACTCGGAGGCCAAGCCCTCCTCTGCAGGAGAGGTGAACTCCCAGAGTGGTATCATCGCTGGGAAACTGGCCCTCAACAAGCTGCACCAAGAACTGGCCTCTAAGGGCTTCTCACAGGTTAGAGGGACTTCTAAGATCCACTCTGAGACATGCACTGGGCACATAGCCATGGGTACGGATGGGCAGCCAGCAAATGTCTTTCGACTATTTTCCCAGATCCAGATTTAGCCTAAACCTGGACTATAAAGCATGCTCAATACAGAATCTCTATGGAAAGTGCTTTCTAGTCCAGGACCAGGCTTATTGAAAATGGCCATCCAGAAACTGGACATGGGGAACTAAACTGAATTCCTCAGCAAGGGACTTAACCTGAGAGAAGCAGTAACACTTTTGAGGGAATATTGAATTGTAGAGTTGCAGAGTAAGTGCTTCTACTGAAGAACacaacagaagtgtgtgtgtgttttttgcaggTCTATGTGGACCAGGTGGATGAGGACATAGTGGCAGTAACCAGACATTGCCCCAGCACACACCAGTCTGTGGTAGCTGTGTGTCACACTGCCTTCAGGAACCCCAAGACCTATCAATATAGACAGGAGGTTCCCCCCATGTGCATCCCAGGTACAGTACCCCAGTTTCCCTCAATCCTACTCCTGGAGAGCCACAGCCAAAATAACAAAAGCCAGAACTACTGTGGCTCTCCAGGAACCAGATTGAGTATCACCGCAGTAAGCTATCTATCACTAATCATCCTGATATCACTTCCTTTAGTAGTTTCCATGAAAACCCAGATCAGGTCAGTGTCAACTGTGTTCTCCTGCAGGTAAAATAGAGGAGGTGGTACTGGAGGCCAGGACCGTGGAGAGGATCGCTGGGTCATACCAGAAAGACCAGAAGAGCATCAATGGTCTGCCTGACCACACATTAGAGATCAGAGAACACATCCAGGTAACACGAGAACAGCACCATGGAATTACAACTTTACACCCTGGTTTAGAATACTAGTTGCAACCTTATCTCTCTAGTCTATCATTCCCTTCTATTGAAAGAAGTGGGCCAGGATTTGCTCAGGTCGCAGTGTTAGCAATGTTTGTTTTCTTGTTGAATGGTTATGGTAGTCTCATACACACTTGGTAATTTACAGAGTGTAGTGTAGCACAAAACAGGTTTTGTTCTTGGGTCACTTCAGTCTAACCACCTGTATATGAATTCTACTTAATTTGTAAGACACTGTTGGTGTGAACACTTTCTACTCCAACTGTCTTGCAGCTACATGACAGCAAGATTGTGAAACAGGATGATGTCATGTGTAAGGGCCGCAGTGAATTTGTCCAGGAGATTGAATTCGAACACCTCAGCCCTGGTAGTGTGATAGTGTTCAGGTAAGAATACACTGTCCTATTGAGGTCATTTCAGGTGCTGTATATATCAAGCGTCTAGGAGTAGGAGTCTACCGTGTGTCCATACCATATGCATTTATGATCGGAAAAACCAAAACTGaccctaaatcagcactcctactctgagtcaTGCCTTACGAGTCTGTAACACGTGTTCTTTGTCCCCAGGGTGAGTCTGGACCCCAAGTCCCAGGAGCTGGTGGGGGTTCTGAGGAGACACCTGGTCCAGTTCAGTGACCATTACAAGACGGGCAGTATGCCTGACCACAACGCCCCAGCCATACTCACTACTCCGCTGGCAGCGTACGTATACTCTAATTCTTTCACTTGGTAAATTGATGGTTACTTTTGTAAGGAATCTCAGCCCATWTCTCTGCTAATATCTGACCCATGCATTGCAACATAAGACATGTTAACTAATTAAGCAACTGCTGTAAGACTTTTTCATAGGCTGTCTTCCACTGGTAAATGTTAATCCAGCCTACTGTTAATCTTCCTACCTGTCTGCTCCCTCCCAGTATTATGTCCAAGGTGACCCTGGCGGACATGAACGTGTTGCTGTTCCGTTGTGACGCTGAAGAYCAGGAGGACGGTGGAGGCTGCTACAACATCCCTTCCTGGATGAGTCTCAAGTACGGAGGCCTGCAAGGTACAAaacaaggagggggggggggggatctggcTTCAGGAAAATCATGACTCCTATTGCATATTGCAGTGTTAACCGTTTTGTGCCAGGAACCGTAAAACTATGATCTTCCATTTACCAGTCGGGACCGCCAAGCTACCCTTCCTCCTTTTAGGGACTAATTACATTGAAATTGATATGTATGCATGATGAGTTTGTTTGTCAGATGTWGTAACCTCTTTTGACACTCACAGGTCTGATGTCGGTGATGGGGGACATTCGTCCCAAAAACGACCTGGGACACCCCTTCTGTGACAACCTGAGACAGGGAGATTGGATGATCGACTACGTCAGCAACCGGCTGGTCATCAAGGGAGGAGCACTGGGCGAGGTAAAACATGACAAAcctctcaaaagtagtgcactactgttcatAGGGAGTAGGCTGCTATTTGGCACCCAGATCTGGTCAAGATAATGTCTATTCCTTTGGGTCCACTCAAATGTTTTTGAGAGCCATGGTGATTCTTCAATTGGAACTTTACAGATCCTTACCAAGCCTTACCACTCATYGACTCAGCATCATTGTTGTATTGCATTGATTATGTCTATTTAGCCTGCTAACTGGCCATAGACGCACACAGTTTTGCCGTTTTTAATTGATATGTCTCTTGTTGTCCCTTCAGGTAGGCAAGTGGTTCCAGGCGATGTTTACCTATCTGAAGCGCGTCCCTCGCTACCTGGTGCCATGCTACTTCGACTCCATCATTGTTGGGGCTTATACCACCGCCTTGGATATTGTGTTCCATAAAATGTCAAAGTAGGTTGAATAACAACCAGCTATTCCTATTCATAAATGAAATAGAAACATCTGAATTTGTAGTATTTAAAAAAAWATATATATYTGTATATATATGTTCTGAATGAAATATGAAACTTGTAATCATTCCTCAAACTTCTAAATTCAGCTTGtcatctctgtgtgtttgtcctctGGTTCTCTAAGCTTCATCCAGACAGGTTCCACCCTGGTGAAGCAGTTAGCTCTGGGCTCAGTACAGATGTGTGGAGTGGGCCTACACCCCGCCCTTCCCCCCCTGGCACCCACGCTGAGTGACGTGCCCTACCGTCTCAATGGCGTTACCAACGAGAAAGAGCAGTGCTGTGTGTCACTGGCTGCAGGTAAGGCATTTCATTAaattcaatacaactttattcTGGCCAATTCCTACTGGGGAACAGCCAATCAGTCTATAATCTTACAGACATACAGATACATCCACACACTTTAgcaccctctctttttctctctctctgtctgtctctgtgtgtgatacCGGTTGGCTAATGGTTGTCTGTCTGATGTCACAGGTCTTCCTCATTTTGCGGCTGGGATGGTCCGTTGCTGGGGCCGGGACACATTCATGGCACTGCGAGGTCTGATGCTGGTGACAGGAAGACACCTGGAGGCCAGGTACGTGTCACATTCTCCAGTAGAACATCGGTGTCCTATCTGATGAATGGGTATATATTTCAATTAAAGTATGACAAAAAAAGTAACAAACTCCAGTACACCTGTGGTCTTGGATGCTGCCAAACAATTGAATGGATTTCACACCAGTGTTTTGTTTGACCTTCATCAGAGTTATAAAGATGAATCCTTGAATTTCTGTCACTGTTTTCCATAGAAACATAATCCTGGCGTTCGCTGGCACCCTGAGGTATGGCCTGATCCCCAACCTGCTGGGACAGGGGACTGGCGCCCGCTATAACTGCCGTGACgcagtatggtggtggctgcagtgCATCCAAGACTACTGCAACATGGTGCCTGACGGAGTCAACATCCTCATGTGCCCTGTGTCAAGGATGTACCCCACCAATGTGTCCCAGCCACAGCCCGCTGGAGCCTGGGTGggtacacacaaactcacacacacacaatccacagcccGCCCGCGCATGGGTAAGGGGCATGGTGGTCTCGCTTCGTCACCGCAAGACTTAGAGTCTGGCTCATGAGACTAGGGCATGTCGGGGGTCAAACAGCTTGGTTATAGCAGCCTATTGAGATGTCATACTCTGTGTAGATCTGACGATACAGTCCAAAAAAATTTGCTTATTGTTAGAAGTTCAAACAAGCACTTTTAGACAGGACCGTTAGTAATTTAGTCATTCCTTAATGTCTGCCCATATTAAATTGTTTCTGTGATGTTAACTCTGCAGATCCAGCCCCTGTATGATGTCATTCATGAGGCGATGACYTGTCATATGCAGGGGACGAAGTTCAGGGAGAGGAACGCTGGACCACAGATAGATCGCAACATGACCGATGAAGGCAAgataaacacgcacacacactttacacacacatgC from Salvelinus sp. IW2-2015 linkage group LG14, ASM291031v2, whole genome shotgun sequence includes:
- the LOC111973033 gene encoding glycogen debranching enzyme isoform X2; its protein translation is MDRSRQTRVLFLNDMERLERTLFRLEQGFELQFRLGPTLQGRHVQVHTNYPAEGEKFDRLKFWPLHWINPTGREDDSDKYCKLDLQVAGSYQYYFCAGTEEKTGSGYIVVDPVLHVGADNHVLPLDCIAVQTYLAKCLGPLDEWQDRLRVAKETGYNMIHFTPLQKLGMSRSCYSLADQLELNPEFSPDGKNYTWMDVGNLVEKLKKEWNMVCITDVVYNHTAANSRWLCLHPECGYNLVNSPHLKPAWVLDRALWHLTCDIADGKYSDHGVPAHIENEHQLHILRGVLWDEIYTRTKLWEFYQVNVEKAVEQFRKLLQAGGKAVKLENEDKKRLRILPDPHCRRFGNTVDMTSALETFIPNGNEPSSIQECCNWLRNRLEELNVESYKEMHYHEEQATNCIVGNVVYERLADHGPKLGPITRNHPVVCGYFTLPFEDNLTFDQEMQLMSQTDKACHFLAHNGWVMSDDPLRNFAEPGSNVYLRRELICWGDSVKLRYGEKPADCPYLWAHMKKYTEITAQHFAGVRLDNCHSTPLHVAEAMLATARAVRPNLYVIAELFTASELIDNVFVNRLGITSLVREAMSAGDSHEEGRLVYRFGGEPVGSFVQPSLRPLVPSIAHAMFLDVTHDNECPVQIRSAYDSLPSSAIVSMASCATGSTRGYDELVPHQISVVKEERFYPKWNSEAKPSSAGEVNSQSGIIAGKLALNKLHQELASKGFSQVYVDQVDEDIVAVTRHCPSTHQSVVAVCHTAFRNPKTYQYRQEVPPMCIPGKIEEVVLEARTVERIAGSYQKDQKSINGLPDHTLEIREHIQLHDSKIVKQDDVMCKGRSEFVQEIEFEHLSPGSVIVFRVSLDPKSQELVGVLRRHLVQFSDHYKTGSMPDHNAPAILTTPLAAIMSKVTLADMNVLLFRCDAEDQEDGGGCYNIPSWMSLKYGGLQGLMSVMGDIRPKNDLGHPFCDNLRQGDWMIDYVSNRLVIKGGALGEVGKWFQAMFTYLKRVPRYLVPCYFDSIIVGAYTTALDIVFHKMSNFIQTGSTLVKQLALGSVQMCGVGLHPALPPLAPTLSDVPYRLNGVTNEKEQCCVSLAAGLPHFAAGMVRCWGRDTFMALRGLMLVTGRHLEARNIILAFAGTLRYGLIPNLLGQGTGARYNCRDAVWWWLQCIQDYCNMVPDGVNILMCPVSRMYPTNVSQPQPAGAWIQPLYDVIHEAMTCHMQGTKFRERNAGPQIDRNMTDEGFNVEAKVNEDTGFVYGGNRFNCGTWMDKMGESDKAHNKGIPATPRDGSAVEIVGLCKSTVRWLVDLHTHGFFPYATLTILSDGRNISVPYEEWNRKIQENFEKMFYVSHNLQDPNEKHPDLVHKRGIYKDSYGASSPWCDYQLRPNFAIAMVVAPELFTVERAWEALEMAEKKLLGPLGMKTLDPDDMKYCGVYDNALDSENFNVAKGFNYHQGPEWLWPVGYFLRAKLYFAKKMGPEIYDKTVFLVKNVLSRHNIHFERSSWKGLPELTNENGQYCPFSCETQAWSIATILEVLHDL
- the LOC111973033 gene encoding glycogen debranching enzyme isoform X1; the encoded protein is MDRSRQTRVLFLNDMERLERTLFRLEQGFELQFRLGPTLQGRHVQVHTNYPAEGEKFDRLKFWPLHWINPTGREDDSDKYCKLDLQVAGSYQYYFCAGTEEKTGSGYIVVDPVLHVGADNHVLPLDCIAVQTYLAKCLGPLDEWQDRLRVAKETGYNMIHFTPLQKLGMSRSCYSLADQLELNPEFSPDGKNYTWMDVGNLVEKLKKEWNMVCITDVVYNHTAANSRWLCLHPECGYNLVNSPHLKPAWVLDRALWHLTCDIADGKYSDHGVPAHIENEHQLHILRGVLWDEIYTRTKLWEFYQVNVEKAVEQFRKLLQAGGKAVKLENEDKKRLRILPDPHCRRFGNTVDMTSALETFIPNGNEPSSIQECCNWLRNRLEELNVESYKEMHYHEEQATNCIVGNVVYERLADHGPKLGPITRNHPVVCGYFTLPFEDNLTFDQEMQLMSQTDKACHFLAHNGWVMSDDPLRNFAEPGSNVYLRRELICWGDSVKLRYGEKPADCPYLWAHMKKYTEITAQHFAGVRLDNCHSTPLHVAEYMLERARELKPDLYVVAELFTGSEELDNVFVTRLAITSLIREAMSAGDSHEEGRLVYRFGGEPVGSFVQPSLRPLVPSIAHAMFLDVTHDNECPVQIRSAYDSLPSSAIVSMASCATGSTRGYDELVPHQISVVKEERFYPKWNSEAKPSSAGEVNSQSGIIAGKLALNKLHQELASKGFSQVYVDQVDEDIVAVTRHCPSTHQSVVAVCHTAFRNPKTYQYRQEVPPMCIPGKIEEVVLEARTVERIAGSYQKDQKSINGLPDHTLEIREHIQLHDSKIVKQDDVMCKGRSEFVQEIEFEHLSPGSVIVFRVSLDPKSQELVGVLRRHLVQFSDHYKTGSMPDHNAPAILTTPLAAIMSKVTLADMNVLLFRCDAEDQEDGGGCYNIPSWMSLKYGGLQGLMSVMGDIRPKNDLGHPFCDNLRQGDWMIDYVSNRLVIKGGALGEVGKWFQAMFTYLKRVPRYLVPCYFDSIIVGAYTTALDIVFHKMSNFIQTGSTLVKQLALGSVQMCGVGLHPALPPLAPTLSDVPYRLNGVTNEKEQCCVSLAAGLPHFAAGMVRCWGRDTFMALRGLMLVTGRHLEARNIILAFAGTLRYGLIPNLLGQGTGARYNCRDAVWWWLQCIQDYCNMVPDGVNILMCPVSRMYPTNVSQPQPAGAWIQPLYDVIHEAMTCHMQGTKFRERNAGPQIDRNMTDEGFNVEAKVNEDTGFVYGGNRFNCGTWMDKMGESDKAHNKGIPATPRDGSAVEIVGLCKSTVRWLVDLHTHGFFPYATLTILSDGRNISVPYEEWNRKIQENFEKMFYVSHNLQDPNEKHPDLVHKRGIYKDSYGASSPWCDYQLRPNFAIAMVVAPELFTVERAWEALEMAEKKLLGPLGMKTLDPDDMKYCGVYDNALDSENFNVAKGFNYHQGPEWLWPVGYFLRAKLYFAKKMGPEIYDKTVFLVKNVLSRHNIHFERSSWKGLPELTNENGQYCPFSCETQAWSIATILEVLHDL